One genomic region from Halomicrobium zhouii encodes:
- a CDS encoding RNB domain-containing ribonuclease, whose amino-acid sequence MTTDDAQAAAGTVEGQGPVEIDEDVARHLANKREELFEKFEIRDEFPPAVMEEAEERTTDVQQEIAEEIDEREDLREMTTWTTDPIDAQDFDDAISVEEREDEYVLWVHIADVTHYVNPDTAMWDEAVERANTVYLPDYTIHMLPPMLAETVCSLVPNEDRLAHTVEMHLDKEDLGYETIDIYKSVIRSDARLTYSEAETLLDEPESAADLLEDQSVDLAEKTDLVWHLADAMHEQRKEEGSLVLNPSRDRAHTIIEECMLKANKAVTHELMWGRGVEAMYRVHPQPSPEEWDEALVEIQELDGVSIPGSSWDDPRMAVNATLEQAPKRQLDQIQWAVMKVMPRAKYMNDPFGGHHALNFEIYGHFTSPIRRLSDLINHWIVYTNDVPEDLVALCDRASDKQKDAEQCEREYKQFLEEVGLDPAAVNNRGIEVVEE is encoded by the coding sequence ATGACCACAGACGACGCGCAGGCCGCGGCAGGCACCGTCGAGGGCCAGGGTCCCGTCGAGATCGACGAGGACGTGGCCCGGCACCTCGCCAACAAGCGCGAGGAGCTCTTCGAGAAGTTCGAGATCCGCGACGAGTTCCCCCCGGCCGTGATGGAGGAGGCCGAAGAGCGCACAACCGACGTCCAGCAGGAGATCGCCGAGGAGATCGACGAGCGCGAGGACCTCCGGGAGATGACGACCTGGACGACGGACCCCATCGACGCCCAGGACTTCGACGACGCCATCTCCGTCGAGGAGCGCGAGGACGAGTACGTCCTCTGGGTCCACATCGCCGACGTGACCCACTACGTCAACCCCGACACGGCGATGTGGGACGAGGCCGTCGAGCGGGCCAACACCGTCTACCTCCCGGATTACACCATCCACATGCTCCCGCCGATGCTGGCCGAGACGGTCTGTTCGCTGGTCCCCAACGAGGACCGCCTCGCCCACACCGTCGAGATGCACCTCGACAAGGAAGACCTGGGCTACGAGACCATCGACATCTACAAGTCCGTCATCCGCAGCGACGCCCGGCTCACCTACTCCGAGGCCGAGACGCTGCTGGACGAGCCAGAGAGCGCCGCCGACTTGCTCGAAGACCAGAGCGTCGACCTGGCGGAGAAGACGGACCTCGTCTGGCACCTCGCCGACGCGATGCACGAACAGCGAAAAGAGGAGGGGTCGCTCGTCCTGAACCCCAGTCGCGACCGGGCCCACACCATCATCGAAGAGTGCATGCTCAAGGCCAACAAGGCCGTCACGCACGAACTCATGTGGGGTCGCGGCGTCGAGGCGATGTACCGCGTCCACCCACAGCCCAGCCCAGAGGAGTGGGACGAGGCCCTCGTCGAGATCCAGGAACTCGACGGCGTCTCCATCCCCGGCAGTTCGTGGGACGACCCGCGGATGGCCGTCAACGCCACGCTGGAACAGGCGCCCAAGCGCCAGCTCGACCAGATCCAGTGGGCCGTGATGAAGGTCATGCCCCGGGCGAAGTACATGAACGACCCCTTCGGCGGTCACCACGCGCTGAACTTCGAAATCTACGGTCACTTCACCTCGCCCATCCGCCGGCTCTCGGACCTGATCAACCACTGGATCGTCTACACCAACGACGTCCCGGAGGACCTCGTGGCCCTGTGTGACCGGGCCAGCGACAAGCAGAAAGACGCCGAGCAGTGCGAACGCGAGTACAAACAGTTCCTCGAAGAGGTCGGTCTCGACCCCGCCGCGGTCAACAATCGCGGGATCGAAGTCGTAGAGGAATAG
- a CDS encoding winged helix-turn-helix transcriptional regulator → MDLTGNDAPGCGTGRRRRRPLSVTATVLGKKWHPLIVSVLLEAGALGFNELKERVQGISDKVLSESLDDLEERDLVDRTVIDDKPVRVEYSLTEWGEQLELVVTAMDEWGKRYLDAHGTDPAAD, encoded by the coding sequence ATGGACCTGACGGGGAACGACGCACCGGGGTGTGGGACCGGGCGGAGACGACGTCGGCCACTGTCCGTGACGGCGACAGTACTCGGAAAGAAGTGGCATCCGCTGATCGTGTCCGTGCTGCTCGAAGCGGGCGCCCTGGGATTCAACGAACTGAAAGAGCGAGTCCAGGGCATCTCTGACAAAGTGCTCTCCGAGAGCCTCGACGACCTGGAGGAACGCGACCTGGTCGACCGGACCGTCATCGACGACAAACCGGTCCGCGTCGAGTACTCGCTCACCGAGTGGGGCGAACAACTCGAACTCGTCGTGACGGCGATGGACGAGTGGGGAAAGCGGTACCTCGACGCGCACGGCACGGATCCCGCTGCCGATTGA
- a CDS encoding 50S ribosomal protein L15e: protein MARSFYSHIRDAWKNQDDDDKLAELQWQRKQDWREQGAVERIERPTRLDKARSLGYKAKQGVIVARVSVRKGGARKVRHKAGRRSKRQGVTRVTRRKNIQRVAEERAARTFPNLEVLNSYSVGQDGSQKWHEVVLVDPNHPAIQNDDDLNWICNPAQTDRVFRGLTGAGQRNRGLGKKGKGSEHTRPSLSSNRGRGK from the coding sequence ATGGCACGAAGCTTCTACTCCCACATCAGGGACGCCTGGAAGAACCAGGACGACGACGACAAGCTCGCGGAACTGCAGTGGCAGCGGAAACAGGACTGGCGCGAACAGGGCGCCGTCGAACGTATCGAGCGCCCCACCCGCCTCGACAAGGCCCGCTCGCTCGGCTACAAGGCCAAGCAGGGCGTCATCGTGGCGCGCGTCTCCGTCCGCAAGGGCGGGGCCCGCAAGGTCCGGCACAAGGCCGGTCGCCGGTCGAAACGACAGGGCGTCACCCGCGTCACCCGGCGGAAGAACATCCAGCGCGTCGCCGAAGAGCGCGCCGCGCGGACCTTCCCCAACCTCGAGGTGCTCAACAGTTACTCCGTCGGCCAGGACGGCAGCCAGAAGTGGCACGAAGTCGTCCTCGTCGACCCGAACCACCCCGCCATCCAGAACGACGACGACCTCAACTGGATCTGCAACCCGGCCCAGACCGACCGCGTCTTCCGCGGCCTCACCGGCGCCGGCCAGCGGAACCGGGGCCTCGGCAAGAAGGGCAAGGGTAGCGAACACACCCGCCCCAGCCTCAGCTCGAACCGAGGACGCGGCAAGTAA
- a CDS encoding TrmB family transcriptional regulator: protein MDGLVDGGLSEYQADAYLTLLERGTSPAVDVAKNCSIPVPRIYDILNELEQMGYVETLDRDKLHARACDPVEFIEDLHHKSARLSDVASEIEDRWEHSPLGEHEINVTKHAQTVLDHAEAKIRDAEWVVDLAVTDRQLADLEGALEAAVANDVVVRASVYSEAGESSILDDHPVTDVVTEIRARSISGPFLAVMDRTVACLAPTERMPDPYGVVVNDELISFIFQWYFQTCLWAVWETHDQRRRYPVRYVSLKEFVCDVYPVWWEDAVISVTVEGIDTTSGEQRVVSGVITDVLFPGKDLTGTAPGLIQLAGQATVVVKTPDRVCTVGGWGALIEDVEARRITIDAIEWPA from the coding sequence TTGGACGGACTCGTAGACGGTGGGCTCTCGGAGTACCAGGCCGACGCGTACCTGACGCTGCTCGAACGCGGTACGTCGCCGGCCGTCGACGTGGCGAAGAACTGCTCGATCCCGGTCCCGCGCATCTACGACATCCTGAACGAACTGGAGCAGATGGGATACGTGGAGACGCTCGATAGAGACAAACTGCACGCGCGTGCGTGCGACCCAGTCGAGTTCATCGAGGACCTCCATCACAAGAGCGCACGCCTCTCCGACGTCGCCTCGGAGATCGAGGACCGGTGGGAGCACTCCCCCCTCGGCGAACACGAGATCAACGTGACCAAACACGCCCAGACGGTCCTCGACCACGCGGAGGCCAAGATTCGGGACGCGGAGTGGGTCGTCGACCTCGCCGTGACCGACCGGCAACTCGCCGACCTGGAGGGGGCGCTGGAAGCGGCCGTGGCGAACGACGTCGTCGTCCGCGCGTCGGTGTACTCGGAGGCCGGGGAGTCGTCCATCCTCGACGACCATCCGGTGACCGACGTCGTGACCGAGATCAGGGCCCGTTCCATCAGCGGCCCGTTCCTCGCGGTGATGGACCGGACGGTGGCCTGTCTGGCCCCGACCGAGCGGATGCCGGACCCCTACGGCGTCGTCGTCAACGACGAACTCATCTCCTTCATCTTCCAGTGGTACTTCCAGACCTGTCTCTGGGCGGTGTGGGAGACCCACGACCAGCGCCGCCGGTATCCCGTGCGGTACGTCTCGCTCAAGGAGTTCGTCTGTGACGTCTACCCGGTCTGGTGGGAGGACGCGGTCATCTCCGTGACGGTGGAGGGGATCGACACGACCTCGGGCGAGCAACGGGTCGTTTCGGGCGTCATCACCGACGTTCTCTTCCCCGGCAAGGACCTGACCGGTACCGCCCCCGGCCTGATTCAGCTGGCGGGACAGGCGACGGTAGTCGTCAAGACGCCGGATCGGGTGTGCACGGTCGGTGGATGGGGCGCGCTCATCGAGGACGTCGAGGCACGTCGTATCACTATCGACGCGATCGAGTGGCCTGCCTGA
- a CDS encoding cellulase family glycosylhydrolase, with protein MTDRETPPKGDREASLSDQSKPGGSALRRDFLKSSAVAGALALGAGSFATGGASAGIPTPRLHRDGNLIKDPEGNTVTLRGVNIADPKRINVTSQARGMTATQVIDMLTDESDGWYNRVIRVPVQPVDIGEFEPGSGPPVPAFDESQLESYLTNHLDEVVQHCADRGVYCIIDYHRHRDVQWAEGQDGPVNTELQDEVDMFWDIVAPRYAEDSHVLYEVYNEPTEPGMWEDPTTTDWVADIWRLWLEMAQPWVDTIRSHADNLILMGSPSWSQSPEGALVEEFDGEDIAYTFHIYPGHNSSQNNDWEDASTNGEGVAGVYEQAPLFVTEFGWEENAGQYIGGTDSGYGEPILDWLETSEAIHWTAWCADPVWRPVMFSRPFTENANDSVGDPYNGSVPEACSDLPCEWELTTGEGGMGDNIKNALEQYRNDGLPGGGSGTPPETDTETDTETDTETETDTETETDTETDTETDTETETDTETDTETEDPPDDGDLIASIDPGTTSASTGDLVQFWITDETGNSTWITDLQWELGNGSTGSGWYTDERYQSAGTYTVTLTATDNEGNTSTDSVEVTIS; from the coding sequence ATGACAGACCGAGAAACTCCCCCGAAAGGGGATAGAGAGGCATCGCTGTCCGACCAATCGAAGCCCGGAGGGAGCGCCCTCAGGCGGGACTTCCTCAAGAGCAGCGCCGTGGCCGGCGCGCTCGCGCTCGGGGCGGGATCGTTCGCCACCGGTGGCGCGTCCGCCGGTATTCCGACGCCGCGGCTCCATCGAGACGGGAACCTGATCAAGGATCCCGAGGGGAACACCGTCACGCTGCGCGGGGTCAACATCGCCGACCCGAAGCGCATCAACGTCACCTCGCAGGCGCGCGGGATGACGGCGACGCAGGTCATCGACATGCTCACCGACGAGAGCGATGGCTGGTACAACCGGGTGATCCGGGTACCCGTACAGCCCGTCGATATCGGTGAGTTCGAACCCGGTTCCGGCCCGCCGGTACCGGCGTTCGACGAGAGCCAGCTGGAGAGCTACCTCACGAATCACCTCGACGAGGTCGTCCAGCACTGTGCGGACCGTGGCGTCTACTGTATCATCGACTATCACCGCCACCGGGACGTCCAGTGGGCCGAGGGCCAGGACGGGCCGGTCAACACCGAACTCCAGGACGAGGTCGACATGTTCTGGGACATCGTCGCGCCGCGCTACGCCGAGGATTCCCACGTCCTCTACGAGGTGTACAACGAGCCCACCGAGCCGGGGATGTGGGAGGACCCGACGACGACGGACTGGGTCGCCGACATCTGGCGTCTCTGGCTCGAGATGGCCCAGCCGTGGGTCGACACCATCCGCTCGCACGCGGACAACCTGATCCTGATGGGGTCGCCCAGCTGGTCACAGAGTCCGGAAGGCGCCCTCGTCGAGGAGTTCGACGGCGAGGACATCGCCTACACCTTCCACATCTATCCGGGGCACAACTCCAGTCAGAACAACGACTGGGAGGACGCCTCGACCAACGGTGAGGGCGTCGCCGGCGTCTACGAGCAGGCGCCCCTGTTCGTCACGGAGTTCGGCTGGGAGGAGAACGCCGGCCAGTACATCGGCGGGACCGACTCTGGCTACGGCGAACCTATCCTCGACTGGCTCGAAACCAGCGAAGCGATCCACTGGACGGCCTGGTGTGCCGACCCCGTCTGGCGGCCCGTGATGTTCAGCCGGCCGTTCACCGAGAACGCGAACGATTCGGTCGGCGACCCGTACAACGGGTCCGTCCCCGAGGCCTGTTCGGACCTGCCCTGTGAGTGGGAGCTCACGACCGGCGAAGGCGGCATGGGTGACAACATCAAGAACGCCCTGGAACAGTACCGCAACGACGGGCTCCCGGGCGGCGGCTCCGGGACGCCGCCTGAGACGGACACCGAGACTGACACGGAAACTGACACCGAGACCGAGACTGACACGGAGACGGAGACGGACACCGAGACCGACACGGAGACGGACACGGAGACGGAGACGGACACCGAGACCGACACGGAGACTGAGGATCCGCCGGACGATGGCGACCTGATCGCCTCCATCGATCCGGGGACGACGTCGGCGTCGACCGGCGACCTGGTCCAGTTCTGGATCACCGACGAGACCGGCAACAGCACGTGGATCACCGACCTCCAGTGGGAGCTGGGTAACGGCTCGACCGGCAGTGGCTGGTACACCGACGAGCGCTACCAGTCCGCTGGCACGTACACGGTGACGCTCACCGCCACCGACAACGAGGGCAACACGAGCACGGATTCGGTGGAGGTCACCATCTCCTGA
- a CDS encoding cellulase family glycosylhydrolase, whose protein sequence is MSHDNANGGGESTNNNGRRIDSVSRRDVLKAAGATALTAGMASNLIGSAAAVGIPTPRLERDGNELVDPSGNQVILRGVNIADPARTARSWRSKDAMGIFDKATNTDSSNDGGWHSHIIRVPTQPQDIADGGSGSVGSMPHGDDWGPLLPGQFDESDLETYFTNYVDPLVDAAEENGTYMMIDYHRHFPIFHQPQHEEDIGEYECGEESFENDLGFCGERGVLWHGEDQADQLDGYTEEYAAELNQELELYWNFVAPRYADREHVIYDIFNEPTGPYAGDWGSPTSLPNTGEEGSENPSYDADENQQYWDMWVDRAQPWVDIVEENAPASVKTIGSPRWSQLTYWAPTNEFDGTNICYTGHVYTHEGMRPLSDSFGTAAEEVPVFFSEFGWAIDGGRDGFNFLDGTATGEPEGYEVAYADDFESFLDEYPVHPICWNFDHTWEPSFFVHDESQDGNWVIHDYEDRPAQWWQEYLAANAENDLPGQSDDDTTTEPPTTTTTTSTPETDTPDTDTPETDTPDTDTPDSGDLVASIRPSTTSASTGDLVQFWITDETGNSTWITDLQWELGDGSTDSGWYADNRYSSSGSYTVTLTATNNEGTSSTTSVEVSIS, encoded by the coding sequence ATGTCACACGACAACGCGAACGGCGGCGGAGAATCGACGAACAACAACGGACGGCGGATCGACAGCGTCTCGCGACGGGACGTACTGAAGGCGGCGGGCGCCACGGCACTGACGGCCGGGATGGCGAGCAACCTCATCGGCTCGGCAGCTGCAGTCGGCATTCCGACGCCGCGGCTGGAGCGCGATGGCAACGAACTCGTCGACCCGAGCGGCAACCAGGTCATCCTTCGCGGCGTGAACATCGCCGACCCAGCCCGGACCGCTCGTAGCTGGCGGAGCAAGGACGCGATGGGCATCTTCGACAAGGCGACCAACACCGACTCTTCGAACGACGGCGGCTGGCACAGCCACATCATCCGTGTGCCGACCCAGCCCCAGGACATCGCAGACGGCGGGTCCGGCAGCGTCGGATCGATGCCTCACGGCGACGACTGGGGCCCGCTCCTCCCCGGCCAGTTCGACGAGTCAGACCTGGAGACGTACTTCACCAACTACGTCGACCCGCTCGTCGACGCCGCCGAGGAGAACGGCACGTACATGATGATCGACTATCACCGGCACTTCCCCATCTTCCACCAGCCACAGCACGAGGAAGACATCGGTGAGTACGAGTGCGGTGAGGAGTCCTTCGAGAACGACCTGGGCTTCTGTGGCGAACGCGGCGTCCTCTGGCACGGTGAGGACCAGGCCGACCAGCTCGACGGCTACACCGAGGAGTACGCCGCCGAACTCAACCAGGAGCTCGAGCTGTACTGGAACTTCGTCGCGCCCCGCTATGCCGACCGGGAGCACGTCATCTACGACATCTTCAACGAGCCGACCGGCCCGTACGCCGGCGACTGGGGCTCGCCGACCTCGCTTCCAAACACTGGCGAAGAGGGTTCGGAGAACCCCTCCTACGACGCCGACGAGAACCAGCAGTACTGGGACATGTGGGTCGACCGAGCGCAGCCCTGGGTCGACATCGTCGAGGAGAACGCACCCGCGAGCGTCAAGACCATCGGCTCCCCGCGGTGGAGCCAGCTGACCTACTGGGCGCCGACCAACGAGTTCGACGGGACCAACATCTGTTACACGGGCCACGTCTACACCCACGAGGGAATGCGCCCGCTGTCGGACTCCTTCGGTACGGCCGCCGAGGAAGTCCCCGTGTTCTTCAGCGAGTTCGGCTGGGCGATCGACGGCGGTCGCGACGGGTTCAACTTCCTCGACGGGACGGCGACGGGTGAGCCTGAAGGGTACGAGGTCGCCTACGCCGACGACTTCGAGAGCTTCCTCGACGAGTACCCGGTCCACCCCATCTGCTGGAACTTCGACCACACCTGGGAGCCGTCGTTCTTCGTCCACGACGAGAGCCAGGACGGCAACTGGGTCATCCACGACTACGAAGACCGACCGGCCCAGTGGTGGCAGGAGTACCTCGCGGCCAACGCGGAGAACGACCTCCCCGGCCAGAGCGACGACGACACGACGACGGAGCCGCCGACGACGACAACGACGACGTCGACGCCGGAGACGGACACGCCGGACACCGACACGCCGGAGACGGACACGCCAGACACCGACACGCCGGACAGCGGCGACCTGGTCGCCTCTATCCGTCCCAGCACGACGTCGGCGTCGACCGGCGACCTGGTCCAGTTCTGGATCACCGACGAGACCGGCAACAGCACGTGGATCACCGACCTCCAGTGGGAGCTGGGCGACGGGTCGACGGACAGCGGCTGGTACGCGGACAACCGGTACAGCTCCAGCGGCAGTTACACCGTCACCCTGACCGCGACGAACAACGAGGGGACCTCGAGCACGACCTCGGTGGAAGTCTCGATCTCCTGA